Genomic DNA from Gossypium hirsutum isolate 1008001.06 chromosome A01, Gossypium_hirsutum_v2.1, whole genome shotgun sequence:
AGCTTTAGCCCAGATAGATACTCATTGAAAACTTTCATATAGGCATAAAATACTGAGCtcatataaacatttttttttaacttaaataaaacaaCACTTATTTCATTTATACCCCAGAAAAAAACAGTATTCTTGTTGAGGGTGGGACCCTCGACACATTCAGTATTGTATCCAGTGGAAGTTTTGTCTCAGACTCTGCCGAGAGCTCAATTGTGCATGGTTTTGCCTTCTCAGGCATCCTACTAGATGCTTATGGTCTGTGAATCCGCCGCCTATTCAGGCACTTAAGCCCTCGACTAAGGTGGGAGACAAAATTCCCACTGGGAACAATACCAGACTTGTTGATGTGCCACTTGGCCTGTGAACCTGCAGGGTCTCAGCAGAGCCAAGGCACatcaacagtttttttttttttttaattttataaaacattgTATCTGGCAGGTGTGATTGATAGGGATGGAAGAGAAAGAAGCAGAGACAGAGGAAGGGAACGGGATGATAGAGAAAGTAGCAAGAATAGAGAGCGTGAAGATAGGGAAAGACGCCGTAGTCGAAGCAGAGAGAGGGATAGGGGAAAGGATCGGAGCCGTGATTATGATTATGAGCGTGATAGAGATTATGGACGGGATCGAGACCGAGGCAGATACTTTTACTGAGAAAGAAAGAATGGGTGACTTTAATGTGGTTAGAATATGGCAGTTGATTGAAACATTTTGAGTTAAATTGGCATCTTAGCAAAGACTAGTATCTAGAGTTGGATGTATTGTGGATTTAGTGTGATGGGGTGGCCACAGTTTTGGTACTATAGGAgagtttagattttgaaattaaaacaGTTAATGATTTTATCTCCTTGCTATGGTATTTCAAagccttctttttagcattcttgAAACTCGGGATGAATGTTTGAGCATTCTTCAAAAGTTGGTTGACATCATTCTTCAAAAATGTTCTACACTGACACAACTTTGGGTTATTGAATATTACATAATACCGACatgaaaaaattagtaagtaggtACACATCAATTAACACCTCCAATATGACCTTATTTTCATACATAGACTATCCATAGTCATTATACAAATTCATTCTTTGTAATAAAATTGATGCTACATCATAATTCATAAACCAACTCCAGATACAATACACATTTATATATCTAACCACCGACTTACTTGTGTAGTTTAAAAACTTTATTAGCAGTGTACCAAATATCTAACCACCATATTTATtaatgacatataacaaaatctCACAGTATAGcaaataattaaatgaaagttgatagaataaactttaatatataaaagtaattaaaacatttgaaattaaaggtatagaataaaaaaataaatgaagtgATGACTTTATACAAAAATCTCAAGACTTTGACATATTAAAATATGCTCTATCATTGGAACGGGAATGATATCCTTTAACCTTGTAATCCTTTATTAGTAAATGAATTTTATTGGCTTAGAAAAAAGGGTTAGCCAATTGGCTCAATgtttgatatatataatatatagataTCTCTTCTCAGTCAAAGAATTGAATCTAATCCCTTTTGCTTCCAAACATCTAAAAAATGGCATTTATATATAAGTATCATATGCATGCATGGAAGAGTTTTTGAAGGTTTTGTCTATAACCTACCGGTGTGGCAGGATTCTTTTTGGCAAAATAAAGTATACAGATCGACAAACATCATTGATTATAAAATTGGGAACGCACATCCCGTGGCATGTTGGCAATATGGCATAAGTTTGCTGGTTTTACTTATCCATTACCTAAATGGTTCAATAATTTCTACTTGGAGTTTTTAGGCTATGGCTTCTCTCTAATATATAATCATATTTGTTGCGCCTCTTTTGCCACTCAACACCCTTTCCTGTTTCTTCTTTGTCACATACTAACAAAAGCCtcctttatttttgtttcattgcTTCATTCTATGCCAAGCTAAAACCTGGGAAAAAAACAAGCAATAGCAATGCCTCAGTTCATCAATCTTCAGATTATCATTAATGATCAACATGCTTTCTTCCTTCATGAAGTAAGTTCTTTCATTTCTGGggttttttctttcttaatttcatTTGTATGGACAAGTAGAACCACTGTTTGCGAATATGTTTGTTggaacttttttttttcagaatattATATCAGCTTTCTCGGGAAGGTTGAAGAAGATCATTaggaaacaaaagagaaaaaccCAGATTGAAAATTATGTTATAGAGCTCAATGATTTCCCTGGAGGACCAGATGGGTTTGAGCAAGTTGCAAGGTTCTGTTATAGCTATGGTGGAGTTGAAATCACCGTTTCCAATGTACCTCTCCTTTATTGCTGTGCTTTTTTTCTTGGTATGACTGAGAAAACATCAACCAACAATCTCTTGAGACAAACAGAAAAGTTCCTTGAAGGGATGTTTGATTGGTCTTGGACTGATTTAATCATGAGCCTAAGGAGTTGTGAGCCATTCTTTTCATATGCAGATTCATATGGTCTAATCCAAAAGTTTATTTTTGCATTGTTAGCAAAGATTGCTCAGAATTCAGATATGAACTTCATAACATCTTCATCGTCATCATCTTCACCTGAGACAAGTTTTGGGTTCAGATTCTCTTCAACATCCAAAGCCTCTCCTGAGTCAGCTAGCCCATGTACTAAATCAGGCAAGGATTGGTGGTTTGATGACTTGACAATACTAAGTCCAAAGATTATAGAAAAAATCATTAGGAACTTGGGTGCTTATGGGAACCAAAACAACAGTTTTACACTCACAAGGTTCCTTCTCCATTACCTCAAAAGCAGACCCCAAGGTTCACCAACCTCAAAATCTGAATATGGTGGTCTGGCTGACACAGCTGTTCATGGGGTTATCCTAGTGGGGAAAACCAAATTTTCTTGCAGGAAACTTTTCTGGGTATTGAGACTTGTATCTGGTTTTAGTCTCAGCAAAGACTATAGGGCAGGGTTGGAGAGATTGATTGGTGAGAATCTTGATGAAGCAACTGTAGATGACTTGTTGGTATCTGGACATAACAAGGGTGTTTATGATGTCAATCTGGTAATAAGATTGATTACAGTGTTTGTTAATAGTGAAGGGGTGAATTCAGAGAAGATGAAGAAGCTTGGAAGATTAATAGATAATTATTTGAGAGAAATATCTCCTGATCAGAACCTCAACACCTCTAAGTTCCTTGCAGTTGCTGAGAGTTTACCACATTCTGCTAGAGATTGCTTTGATGGGGTCTATAGAGCTATTGATTTCTATCTTCAGGTGACCATtttatacctttttttttttttgcccccTCTATTTTCAACTCATAGAGTTGATGTTTCACAAATGGCTATTGCATTCCCATCCTACACTTTCTTTTGAAGATAGATCAAGGCTTTGCAGATGTCTCAACTATGAAAAGCTCACATTTGAAGCAAGCAAAGAGCTAGCCAAGAATCCAAGAATCCCACCAAATATTTCAGTTCAAGCACTCATATCACAGCAATCTAAAGTACCCCAAAATGAGATAATGTTATATGGGAGTAATCCCAAAGGCAGCCGGGTGTTGTACCATGATAGCATAGATTCATCATCAGCAGAGAATTTTTCAGAAGGGGCTGAATATATGAAACTAAATTTGCAAAAGATGCAATGGAGAGTGGTAGAATTAGAGAAAGCGTGTAAGGAAATGAAGGGGCAGATGTCAAAGTTGGCAAGGCATAACAGTGCCGTCACCCCTTGCTACAATGCAACTTTGCCAAGATTTTGTTGAAGTTCTTTGTATAATTACTGAAGGGGGTTAGTGTTTGATAAATGGAAGCCAAGATTTGAGAAAATGCATGATTACATTGAAAAAGTAAAtaagttttttctttttggtttgaGAAATTGTATGATTActtgaaaagtaaaaaatttacATTGTAATTGTATTttatactttaaaaaatttaacataaatatcTAATTATGACATTCAAATATGGTGAATATCTTAATTATATGTTTTCTTACAAAAATATGAATGGGAAATTTTCAGTGtaaattaaaaagtttttatcTGAGTTCATTTGTATATTTCTTTTCCTGTCCATTTAACAAAATCTCCCACTTATTTATAAAATACTTAAGTAGttgattaaataaaaacataatatttttaaagtatggaatcaacaatatacatatatataaattcaaaagcAAACAACACATTAACCAAAGAAAATACAGATCTTTACTAGAAAGAAAAAAGCcaaattgatataaattaaaaaaaaaggagtgTACTAATAGAtgatataagaaataaaaaaggggggggggggagCTGGGGGGCTATAGTGGGAGGAAAAGGCCAAGAGTGAAGGAGGAAACTATGGGGAGGCTTCGGTTGGTTTATTGTTTCATTGTCTGTCAACAtgtgattattttaataatgtcAATTGGGGTTATACGACTGATCCCGTGATTATTAAACAAACATATATGTATTGTTTGCTGTTGTGGTTTTATTAAGACAAAACATGTATTtgctttttttttggatttttgctCTCTTTTCCCAACaatttttccaattttctttttgactttttGTATAAAAGAGGTAGCAATTTAGGGGGAATCTATGATTAAccctgattttttttattttttattttgctatcTTACTATATATTTATCGATTTTCTTGGATGAAAAtgatagtaatttttttaaatattttattccattattaatttttaatatgcttaaaaattattataataataagcaTGACACATATAACATGGGGAGGGCAATTTAGGTGTTATCTTACTATGTATGTAACATGCTTTTGCTTTGGGGTATATAGGACGCTCACTACATCTTTTTCCAAAACTAAACCAACATTTGTTTGCTTGCGAAAAGTGGCTTGGCTGTTTTTATAAtcgaaattattaatttaagtaataaatgtttttaatttaatataaaattaaatataaggacaatttttttatgttttaatatatatatattttaaaagtttaaacgAGAATGTATGTTGATAAAATTATATCAAGCAATAAATTAGACCTATTCATGGGTTGAATTATCTATTTAGACTTGAAGGCACGCTCAAAATTTAagagtattttaataaaaatattaggcccaaaaaataagtttggacaaaaaaatagaCTCAATTAAAATATGAGCTTGAACATTTAAGATCTGAGCATGATCTGatcgatttttaaatttataatactttatattatgtaatttataacacattaaaagaataaacctatactaaatatatattattactctaatataaacattaaaataatgttaagataactatataaaaaaattaattttatttataaaataattaaatacttaaataatataatataaatatttttaaaaaaatttaaaaatactaatGAGCCTAAAATAGACTTGGGTTATTCTTTTGCAAATAGAGACggatttaaacaaaattttataccCATATTTCGGGACAGACCGAGCTTGGACaagcataaaatatattaatatcatgtttAAGCTCAATCCAAACCTAACTCAGACCGACCCATGAACATCTCTACAATGaacacaaaaataatatttttttaaccaaCACAAATATACAATTAAATCCACGAAGCTCATAGCCATATTTTTCCATAAACAGAAAAACGAAAAAACAAATGATGGAACAACAGGAAAACTGCTACGGAATcaacccaaaaccaaaacaaGTACCCAAAAACAATAGCAAATAGAGGAATAAACTGCCCAAAATCTCAGTCAATACAACACAACCCCAAAACAAGAAAAAGAGCAATCTTCGTCGTTCTCCTATTCAAACTTATGGCAGCAGCACCAACCATAACGGTAGAAGCCTGCTCACTAGGCCAAGGAGAACCCAGGCCAGTGCATTGGTATTGGCAGGAGAGCGAGCAACAAAGACACTAAAAGCGGACAATCGAAACAACGCCCCACAAATGACCATGCCAAGCGTCAAAGACTATGGTGGACACCAAACTTAGAACTCTGCTCCCAGCAGCCCCAGGGAACCAAGTTAAGGGAGAGGGAGGAGCAACGAATGTAAACCAAGAACAAGGTTGATCTGAAATAACCCATGGGAACCTCAAGCAGCCGAAGCCTGCACCATCTTTGGAAAACCAAGGGCCCAACAAAAAGGATGGAGAAGAGATTAGGCAAGCAGCCATCACAACATGGATGTTGCTAAAAAGGAAACCAACAGGAACCACCATACGAGcctgaagaaaaagaaaagcagcaaagaaaagaaaaatgtggCTGCCGGTTGATGGCACCATCCTAGGGCAGCTAGTTAAAGTTCTGGGCAGAAAGGGCAGGAAGGGGAGTTTAATACACAATGTATTTGTGGACAGCAGTGTACGATTTCAACATGTTGAAATAACTTATGTCATCTTCATATTTACATGATCgagaaagattaaaaaaaaacaacagaCAAACATAGAAATATGCAAGCTGGTCGTATTATACATATTCCATAGCTCCTTTTTTCTAAGCAGAGTTTCTTACATGATATTGGGAGTCAAATAACTTACTTTTCCTGGATAAAAACAACATTCAAATACAACAATAGTATAACCAAAGAAACAAAGGAGAAGGAAATTACATATCTATGACAGCCGGACAAGTTCACTATTCCTCTAGGTATTTGAGGTTTTCTTTATGCCGTGAGTAAAAGGTAATTACAGCTATAACTATGAGCTACTGTTCTGAATCGGTTGTGAAGGACATCTATCTTCTTCAATGGTGGATTGAGGGTTCATGATCTTACAAAGAGATCGATATTGTAGACGAACATTCTCACCACTTCCAATTATCTTAAGCAAATACCTGCAAGAAATTCATAAAAAGCATGGCAACCGTCACCAATGAATCTAAAGCCCATTGCTACCTCTGCTGCAATGAAATATCTACTTTTTCTGTGTGAGTGAAAAAAGTGAGGAAATAACAGTTTCCTCGACTTAATGAAATACGTTCAATGTGTATCTTCAAGAAAAGGTCATCTCACTATAGTCTACTTTTTGTGGGGGTAAAAGGAATTAACACACAGAAGTGAAGgagataatatttattattttagtcttCTGCTTGAGTTTTCCAACACGTTGATAATGCACttttcaaacttaaaactttctTGTTAAAAGTAAAATTCTGGAGTTACGCTCAAGCTCAGCCATATTATAATGCAGAACCCTACTAAGTTAATTGAGGGATTGGCTTACTCAAGCCTTTATTTTGTTGATCTTGTTGTATTTATGAGACTTAACTGTAATATTCATAAATCTAAAGTTATATTTGGTACTTTACATCTCCAGTAGGATTAGCATCTTAGTTTGCTCCCCTTATCCTAATAAGCTTTTCTAAAGTATTAGCTTTTGTTATTAAGAGTTTCTggtatttttcttttaaagtcCTAATTGGGGTAGGGGTTCTAGTTCTTTTAGGATTAAGGTTCACAGTTGGCTAGTAGCCTATATAAATATTGACTTTGATTATGAAGAGATTTTCAGTATGATTGCTATTATGGTTTTGTGATACAATCAACCTAAAGCGTATAGTCCTAAAGGAACCTGGGTGTGAATCTTTAGAATTTCTTTCTACTTTCTTTGTTTGATGCAATCAAGAATCCCTAGTTGTAAAGCCTAGGTAATCCTTTTTTCCCCCTGTTTatctttatcttttcctttctcgTTGTCATAACCCAGCTCCTTAAACTATCATTTGTCACATTAGTTTGTAGTTCAGTCATCTTAGACTATAGTTCAATTCTTCTTTGGATTTAGACTAGAGACATTTCAAGTCGGTTCATATCAAAATCATTAATTGTTTAAGCTTCATGTCAATTCATTCACAACTGGAATCTAACAATGTATTTTAATGAGcattttattacaaaattgaaGACTACTAGACACAGTTTTGTGCATCTGTAAGATCTTTGGATCAAGCCCACTCACCAGCCATTGAGGCATTGGGATGTAATAACGGCTTCCTTTCCAACAAACTTTTCTGGTGTCCTCCTGTTTCCCTAAACAATCAGTGTAACCGTCTCAAATTTCAATCTAATTTTTAAGTCAAGAGAAGTCATAATCAAAATTTTTGCCATAAACAGATGGCAAAACACACACCTTAATCAACACCTTCTCGTTCACTGAAAATGGATATTGCACGCCCCTATGCAACCCATCCTCAGCACCAATCTCTCCATTCTCCTACAGAAAAACATTTGAAGAGTGTCAGATTTGAAGATGAAAACATAACAAATTACATTTGGAAAGTTCAATGAGTGCTAAAAGCAGTTTGAATAATATTCACCATAAATGTCCCCTTTTTTTCCTCaaacattttaaattatgattcaatttcatttcataagAATTCAAGAATTAAAATTCCCaccataaactttttttttctcagcTTATCCTGACTTCTAATGACCATGTTGAGACATTAACCTACATGATAGGTAAGTTCACAAAGATGCATCAataaaaataccaattcacaCCGAATGGCCATGTTGAGAAATTAATTGATGTGATTGTTTTATTTTAGCAAATGAAGTAAAATGAGTCAAAGAACTGCATTTCACTTAGGCCCATTTCCCATTTTCATAATAATAAAGACTATTTCCTAGAGAACAACCGGATTCCAAGAAGCAGCACTCCTAAACTTTGAAAACTCTAGCAACAGTTTTGCCCATATGGATAATTATGGGTCTATCTCCTCccatttgcatttgcatttgcaAATGAACTGCGAGTTAAATATCCCCATTATGCTTATGACAGTTTATACATGCCAAACAAAAGTTTGAAAGGACGATGTCAAGAAATTTAGATCATACCCTGCTTGATCTCTTTGATAAATCAATTTGGTCACCCATTTCTTTCCGTCGTTTACGAAGAGCAGCATTATGGAATAGCCTCCGATTATCCTCTTGCTTCACAGCTAAAGCAGCAGCTCTTAGAGCTGGTggacaaaagtgaaaatatgataaacagataaaaaaagtttcaagaaaaaaagagagaacacAAAAGGAATCAAATTACTTGAAAAAGGAAATGGTGAGGGAGAGAAGTGAGACAGAAAGAAATGAACATAGCAAAACTGGGAACAAAAAGATGGAGAAAATTAATGAAGCTATCAGAATGTACCCATATTAGGGATCAATGATCCAGAGTCGATGTCTGCACTGCAGAGTGTACATCTTGACTGTGATGCAAACAACAATTGTAGTTATGATCCTTTATCTGTTTCCATCTAAAGGTAATAAATCCACAAAAAAACAGTAATGAAAAGGAAACAGCAATAACCATCAATGATAAGCCTCAACATAAAATGCAGCAGTGATCTAATCGgagaaataaaagcaaacaacTTTATGCACTTGCGTACAAGCAGACATATAAACAACAACAGATGCACGCCAACATAAAAACAGCCTTTATAAGCCACAAAATGACAAGATCTCCTTTCCCTCAAATCTTCTTGGCAGACCTCTTAGCACTTCTGATTTACATTAACTCCTGTAATAATTATGAGTTTGCAGACTGCCTGATTGCAATTccacccccccccaaaaaaaaaaaaagaaagaaaagaaaagaaagcattTGACCCCATTCTTTGACCATCAAAAGTATAAGGAGATAAAAATAGATCGATATTACCAACAGATACATCATTCTAGAATGCTGAATTAGGTGTGCTCACACCTTCTATTTGAGAAAaccattatttatttatctacCCTGTCTCTTAAATATTCTTTCCATAGAACATACAGCAAGTTCCAACAAGCTGAAAATCTTTTGGCGTTAAAAGGTTTAGTTTTTCCTCAaaaatgaaaagttatcaaaAGAGTAAACGGACTCATTAAATTCAAATGAATAGCCATTAGCCTTTGTCTACCTCCCATTTTCCCTCTTTTCAAAGGACAAGAAGAATTGTTAATGTAGGCCACAGAGAATTACAAGCTTTAGGAAAAGAAAGATGCGACTGCTATTCTGTTCTCAGAGAATCTATTCAACTTCTAGATTATAACTCATCCTACAGTTATTCGATGATTCACCTCTAAATCCCCAAGAAAGGGCAGAACTGTCATTTTCTTGAGGAAACCATGCAGCGTGAAAATAAAGCAACATTTTGTTCTCCTTAATTGCAATATCCTGCTTACCATATCAAGGACTCTCCTCAACATGAGACCACCAAATGAATGTCCACAAGAAACAACCACAGCATCTTCAAGGAATGCACCACTAAGCATCAAGGAAAAACCAACAAAATAGATCAGCAGACATGGTAAATGTGAAAAGGGAAATGTATTAGCATGAATGTTTCCTTTTTCTTACTGGATTTATACAAATACCTAGGTTCATTTGTATTTCAGAGAAGCTTAAAAAGGATTATGCATCCTAAAAAAGGCAGATGTGGTGCCAACTAAGCACAAAATGGGAAGCATTTTTTTAAGGTCTATCATACATGAGGGAGAATAGCCTAGAGAAATCCTATAAAAAGAAGTGAGCTAATTGGAAGATGCCCCATTTTAAAGGTGGAGGGAAAGATGACGGGTTATGCTGATTCACACGCAATATGATTATAAGCAATTTTATTGATGCTATGACATACAAAGGATGTATTTCGATTTTCGAACAAAACTTTAAAAAAGATACAAAATAGCTTAACCAAAGGAAATGACAAAAAGATGAATGAAAGTGAGACAACTTACGACAAGGGGTCTGATAGAACGCTTCTCAATGAAGGCTGCTTATTCAAATTGTTTCGAGCTACCTGGGAATCCACAATTCACAATAAGGTTTTCCAACAAAAAATTGCAGCCAAAATATAAAGTTCGAAATGCAATATGCAAGCAACAACAATAAAGTAGGTCCATTTAAAAGGGGGGAAAAGCTGTGCAACCAGTAAAATGCTTTCCATAAACTCGTGagcaaataaaaatgtaaatcaaCACAACAAAATCCACTTTCAATCAACCACCAGGCCCATCACATGTATTTGAAAGCCTCGccctattaaaaaaatataaaataaacaaagtcgAACATTGTTTCCCTAAATAAGAATAGAAGCAACTCGAAATGGCACAGAATAAATTTATACACTAAATCAGCTTTCAAATTCTGCAAAGGACTATTTTCACCAccttaaaattagttaaaaacaATAACAGTATATTAAATGAGAGAGATGGATATTCACCATCACCCTTTTTTTCTAGGTATTCTACTTTTCACTGGAGAAGCATTGCGTGAAAGGCAACAAGTCAGGACTTACACAAGTATTATCAGAACGATTGCACACTACATCTTCTTCAGCAGAAAGTTCATCCATAAACTGGCTAACAGATATTGGTACATAGCTTTGTGGAATGACATGACCAGCAGCTGCAACTGGAGAGCAATCTAATATAGCATTGCCTTGCGGCATGAGCCTGAATGCAAGTGATGTCCTGACACCAAGTGCTGAAAAGGTTACTCACTTTAGTCAAGAAGTACAAGTTGAATAACTTTGCTGCCACGTTAGAAGCAGCAAAGCATGAAGGGAACATGACTACATGTTACCTGCCACCATTATTAATGCCTGATAGGTACTCGGGAGCAGCTCTATAGGTGGCAGCAGGACGAAGACCAGCAGTGGCATGGCTAAGCACCTTGCCAGTAATGAGCAACATATCCCCAGGAGCTAATCCAGCATCTGCTTGGTACCAACGACCGTTGGGATCACAAACCTAAGGCAGAAAATATTTAACAGATATTCCCCAAAAGgatcatataatcaaaatatCCCAAACAAATTATGCATACACATGTGCTTGCAAGTATATATTCCTTACTTCAATATGAGTTTGTTTTTACAGAAAAAAGATATATGCAAAGCAACAGATTCAGAAGAAAGTGCTTGATTAATGAAAAATTCGTACatcaaagatttttttt
This window encodes:
- the LOC107918840 gene encoding BTB/POZ domain-containing protein At3g19850 — protein: MPQFINLQIIINDQHAFFLHENIISAFSGRLKKIIRKQKRKTQIENYVIELNDFPGGPDGFEQVARFCYSYGGVEITVSNVPLLYCCAFFLGMTEKTSTNNLLRQTEKFLEGMFDWSWTDLIMSLRSCEPFFSYADSYGLIQKFIFALLAKIAQNSDMNFITSSSSSSSPETSFGFRFSSTSKASPESASPCTKSGKDWWFDDLTILSPKIIEKIIRNLGAYGNQNNSFTLTRFLLHYLKSRPQGSPTSKSEYGGLADTAVHGVILVGKTKFSCRKLFWVLRLVSGFSLSKDYRAGLERLIGENLDEATVDDLLVSGHNKGVYDVNLVIRLITVFVNSEGVNSEKMKKLGRLIDNYLREISPDQNLNTSKFLAVAESLPHSARDCFDGVYRAIDFYLQLMFHKWLLHSHPTLSFEDRSRLCRCLNYEKLTFEASKELAKNPRIPPNISVQALISQQSKVPQNEIMLYGSNPKGSRVLYHDSIDSSSAENFSEGAEYMKLNLQKMQWRVVELEKACKEMKGQMSKLARHNSAVTPCYNATLPRFC
- the LOC107920270 gene encoding uncharacterized protein yields the protein MVAMMMQQPQQATPPNPPLPSDSSLRSPTSTPTQSPLPLRPRQPLEHVAVPISAAHPSGEPLVTMGTAALPLARVRLSDISPYDGAPSASYVRAVEAFSGSLMRHNAAVIEFGNEDAALMRCALEAARLYFRSRVNTAGKGSRGFYMYRAGRSLEDWDSSPPCMADIFRCMGKAARVALCAIARHLRLQSDVFNHLLDDTPLPANEVSSSVLVASYSHMSLQNGKGAIGGGKPGTAGEVEKGLLTLISSDGPGLQVCDPNGRWYQADAGLAPGDMLLITGKVLSHATAGLRPAATYRAAPEYLSGINNGGRTSLAFRLMPQGNAILDCSPVAAAGHVIPQSYVPISVSQFMDELSAEEDVVCNRSDNTCVARNNLNKQPSLRSVLSDPLSGAFLEDAVVVSCGHSFGGLMLRRVLDMSRCTLCSADIDSGSLIPNMALRAAALAVKQEDNRRLFHNAALRKRRKEMGDQIDLSKRSSRENGEIGAEDGLHRGVQYPFSVNEKVLIKGNRRTPEKFVGKEAVITSQCLNGWYLLKIIGSGENVRLQYRSLCKIMNPQSTIEEDRCPSQPIQNSSS